One region of Ascaphus truei isolate aAscTru1 chromosome 13, aAscTru1.hap1, whole genome shotgun sequence genomic DNA includes:
- the SLC25A1 gene encoding tricarboxylate transport protein, mitochondrial isoform X2, translated as MFEYLSNHMRDAEGRLDSKSSVLCGLGAGVAEAVIVVCPMETIKVKFIHDQCSPNPKYRGFFHGVREIIRQQGIKGTYQGLTATVLKQGSNQAIRFFVMTSMRNWYRGDNPNKVMNPLVTGAFGAIAGAASVFGNTPLDVVKTRMQGLEAHKYKSTWDCAYKILKYEGPRAFYKGTVPRLGRVCLDVAIVFIIYDEVVKALNKVWQTD; from the exons ATGTTCGAGTACCTCAGTAATCACATGCGGGACGCTGAGGGGAGGCTGGACAGTAAGAGCAGCGTGCTGTGTGGTCTGGGGGCCGGTGTGGCCGAGGCTGTCATTGTCGTGTGTCCCATGGAGACCATCAAG GTGAAGTTCATCCATGATCAGTGCTCCCCCAACCCCAAATATCGAGGCTTCTTTCACGGGGTGAGGGAGATCATTAGGCAACAAG GTATAAAGGGGACATACCAGGGTTTGACGgccaccgtgctgaagcagggctccAACCAGGCCATCCGCTTCTTTGTAATGACCTCGATGAGGAACTGGTATCGAG GCGACAACCCCAACAAGGTGATGAACCCGCTGGTGACGGGCGCATTCGGAGCCATCGCTGGCGCTGCCAGTGTGTTTGGGAACACCCCCTTGGATGTAGTGAAGACCAGGATGCAG GGTCTGGAAGCTCATAAATACAAGAGCACCTGGGACTGTGCctataaaatcttaaaatacGAGGGACCCCGAGC gtTCTACAAGGGGACCGTGCCCCGCTTGGGGCGAGTCTGCTTGGATGTGGCCATCGTCTTCATCATCTACGACGAGGTGGTGAAGGCGCTGAACAAGGTGTGGCAGACGGACTGA